A region of Ictalurus furcatus strain D&B chromosome 1, Billie_1.0, whole genome shotgun sequence DNA encodes the following proteins:
- the trhra gene encoding thyrotropin-releasing hormone receptor: MENVTLFGNANQNLGIWTDQSIEYKVVSVLLVIIICGAGIVGNVMVILVVLTTKHMRTPTNCYLVSLAVADLIVLTAAGLPNITESLFGEWVYGYGGCLTITYLQYLGINASSCSITAFTVERYIAICHPIKAQFLCTLSRAKKIIVMVWAFTTLYCVMWFYLSDIEKMIYDNITLTVCSYKVARRYYKPIYFADFTLFYVVPLLLASVLYGLIARILFLNPLPSDPKEKAQTWRKGSCAESKKHTKNSSFGSTAASRRQVTKMLAVVVILFALLWMPYRTLVVVNSFLKPPYSDTWFLLFCRLCIYLNSAINPVIYNAMSQKFRAAFRKLCNCRPQSSQKPATYSMALTYSVIKETSNGQSPDHFPTEMEELPGPTNEFLPGRNKISYKESSMSDSTLTTA, from the exons ATGGAGAATGTGACATTATTTGGAAATGCTAACCAGAATCTAGGCATATGGACCGACCAAAGCATCGAGTATAAAGTGGTGAGTGTGTTGTTGGTGATCATCATTTGCGGCGCCGGGATCGTGGGGAACGTGATGGTGATCCTGGTGGTGCTCACGACCAAACACATGCGGACTCCCACTAACTGCTACCTGGTGAGTTTGGCGGTCGCAGACCTCATCGTGCTGACGGCGGCAGGTTTACCCAACATCACAGAAAGCCTGTTCGGGGAGTGGGTGTACGGCTACGGCGGCTGCCTCACCATAACATACCTGCAGTACCTGGGCATCAACGCGTCATCTTGCTCCATCACAGCCTTCACCGTGGAGAGGTACATCGCCATCTGCCACCCGATCAAGGCGCAGTTTCTCTGCACCCTCTCCAGGGCAAAAAAGATCattgtcatggtttgggctttcACCACTCTTTACTGCGTCATGTGGTTTTATCTGTCCGACATCGAAAAGATGATCTACGACAACATCACCTTAACCGTGTGCTCTTACAAGGTAGCAAGAAGATACTACAAGCCGATATACTTCGCTGATTTCACTTTGTTCTACGTGGTTCCGCTCCTGCTGGCCTCCGTGCTGTACGGGCTGATCGCCAGGATCCTCTTTCTCAACCCCCTGCCGTCGGACCCCAAGGAGAAGGCGCAAACCTGGAGGAAAGGCTCGTGCGCAGAGAGCAAAAAGCACACCAAGAACTCTTCCTTTGGAAGCACAGCGGCCTCGCGAAGACAG GTGACAAAGATGCTGGCTGTGGTGGTGATTCTCTTCGCGTTGCTTTGGATGCCCTATCGTACACTGGTGGTGGTCAACTCATTCCTAAAACCTCCCTACTCTGACACATGGTTTTTGCTCTTCTGTCGACTCTGCATCTATCTCAACAGTGCAATCAATCCTGTCATCTACAATGCTATGTCTCAGAAGTTCCGTGCTGCTTTCCGTAAGCTGTGTAACTGCAGGCCGCAGAGCTCACAGAAGCCGGCTACATACAGCATGGCACTGACTTACAGTGTAATCAAGGAAACCTCCAATGGGCAGAGTCCAGACCACTTCCCCACAGAGATGGAGGAGCTTCCAGGGCCTACAAATGAATTCCTGCCTGGAAGAAATAAGATTTCATATAAGGAATCCTCAATGTCAGACAGCACATTAACTACAGCCTAG
- the LOC128612969 gene encoding transmembrane protein 74, with amino-acid sequence MASVELLYIDKERGRDDPLDVPDWAQPVQVHGTDGPAEETTPSEHESSSHGKVVVAEGQRHSAPKMTQSKGLSGKHFHQEKVRVCCDEELETSFTYVDENVNLRLGTPDTSEKSLHDGTPCPDSPNENRLEFSLMSDLTSESSGKPVDYGFISAVTFLVTGITLVIISYSVPRDSGVNPDTISAREMERLESESARLGAHLDRCVIAGLCLLTLGGVVLSTLLMISMWKGEMYRRKAFSYSKHSAKLYGSTNLRTKSSSAQSSAHNFVEEDSGGNLS; translated from the coding sequence ATGGCTTCAGTGGAGCTGCTTTacatagataaagagagaggacgAGACGATCCACTGGATGTCCCTGATTGGGCCCAACCTGTTCAAGTTCATGGGACAGATGGTCCAGCTGAAGAAACGACCCCCAGCGAACATGAAAGCAGTTCACATGGGAAAGTGGTTGTTGCAGAGGGTCAGCGTCATTCAGCACCAAAGATGACCCAGAGCAAAGGACTGTCAGGCAAGCACTTTCATCAAGAGAAGGTCAGGGTGTGTTGTGACGAGGAGCTGGAGACCTCTTTCACTTATGTTGATGAAAATGTCAATCTGAGACTGGGTACTCCAGACACAAGCGAGAAAAGCCTCCATGATGGGACACCTTGCCCCGACTCCCCAAACGAGAACCGCCTTGAGTTTTCCTTAATGTCCGACCTGACATCTGAGAGCTCAGGAAAGCCTGTAGATTATGGATTTATCAGTGCCGTCACCTTCCTAGTGACAGGAATAACTTTAGTGATCATATCTTATTCTGTCCCTCGTGACTCAGGAGTAAACCCAGACACCATCTCGGCacgagagatggagagactCGAAAGTGAGAGTGCAAGGCTCGGGGCACACCTGGATCGGTGTGTTATTGCTGGGCTTTGCCTTCTCACGTTAGGTGGGGTAGTGCTTTCTACTCTGTTAATGATTTCAATGTGGAAAGGGGAGATGTACAGGAGAAAGGCCTTCTCATATTCCAAGCACTCAGCAAAGCTGTACGGCTCGACTAATTTGAGAACAAAATCAAGCTCTGCTCAGTCATCAGCACACAATTTTGTTGAGGAAGACTCTGGTGGTAATTTGAGCTaa